The following coding sequences are from one Pyxidicoccus xibeiensis window:
- a CDS encoding AAA family ATPase produces MTTRGSSITVTETLHEGEGTLLLRGLRTGDGCPVLLRVLDPGRSRSKDLERLKNENAIGRTPGLQTVLQPLSLETYQGMTALVMEDFGGQPLDQLLGAPMAPGRFLELALPIVVAVSELHERDVIHKDLKPQNIFIHAATGEVKLTGLGLASRLPREHLAAESPSLIEGSLPYLAPEQTGRMNRAIDSRADLYALGVTFYEMLTGRLPFEARDALEWVHCHVARAPVPPSALVPELPAVLSAIVLKLLAKMAEDRYQTARGLRHDLERCLADWRARGRLESFPLATQDVSGRFEIPQKLYGREAERAALLAAFERVVDTGSPELVLVSGYSGIGKSMLVHELHKPIVRERGFFISGKFDPHQRDIPYSTLVQAFRELVLDVLARGEERIAVFRQRLLDALGVNARLILEVLPSVELIVGPQPPAPELPPAEAQHRFRLVWRRFIGVFSRKEHPLALFLDDLQWADSASLALLQDVMTDAETRSLLVIGAYRDNEVPATHPLMLALDRVRKEGVRVSDIVLGPLSREHLVTLVSETLHCGRRAAGPLADLVHEKTAGNPFFALQFLEALHDEQLIAFDRRAGVFRWDMGRIRAKGFTDNVVSLMVGKLARLPASTRDALTQLACLGSTAEVALLMMLHGCSEEVAHEELWDAVRAGLVFRTDGTYKFLHDRIQEAAYSLIPEGTWAAVHLRIGRLLSSRTAPEQLEEKVFDIVNQLDRGAALLTSREERERVAELNLIAGRRARRSAAYASALKYLAAGAELLPEDSWERRYALTFELQFHRAECEYLTGELGAAKERLELLSRRAANLVDVAAVTCARVALYTTLDRSDQGVEVCLDYLRRVGITWSPHPAEEEVQREHERIWRQLGSRSIEELVDLPRMTDPVHRATMDVLTSAQSPALFTDKNLLGLVVCRMANLSLEHGNSDASCLAYVWLGMLLGPFFGDFQRGYRFGKLGFDLLESRGPQRLKARVYLGFGHRVSPWTRHLRTSPDLLRRGFEAAQETGDLTYAAYTLNCLVTLLLARGDPLAEVQREAEGALEFARRARFGLIVDIVTGQLRFIRTLRGLLPDFASFNDAWFDEARFEQHLEGDARLAIATCWYYVRKLQARLYAGDTAGAVVAAEKAERLLWSSTSFFEVAEYHFHAALARAAHHAVAPVEERPRHLAALTAHHRQLVSWAKNCPENFGHRAALVAAELARLEGRDLDAERYYEEAIRQAGEQGFVQDEALAYELAARAWRARGRELIAGTYLREARARYLRWGADGKVRQLDASGPRMREPQALAPTATLAVRSEQLDLLAVAKASLTLSSELEYDRLVRTLLSVVLEQGGAQRAVFILCDAGRLSIEAEATLGEREAVVSLHGSAPVEDSPHVPVSVLRYVQRTKQHVILADAASAAGRFSGDDYFARTSLHSVLCMPILRQAETVGLLYLENGLLVGAFTAERLVALELLATQAAISLEKVVLLGKEQAARAEAEAAERRAAFLAESGALLSESLDYADTLVRLGHLCVRSLADWCVIDVVEGEVIQRISGAHHDPAKEPLLEELRKRYPPRLDSRHPAARVLREGVPLLFAEFSDADTRRNCEDEEHARLILGLGIRSLIVVPLVARGQTLGALSLVSSAPGRRYGAADLQLAREVARRAAVAIDNARLYRKTQEAIQVRDEFLSVASHELNTPMTSLTLALQSMARVLQSGRAIDPQLLGRLVERALRQGARLRRLNRDLLDVTRVHARWLPLDLDDVELGGVVREVLEALSLDLSRAGCTVLVREGGRVVGRWDRDRIVQILTSLLSNAIKFGAGRPIEVSFGAEAGLARVSVRDQGIGIDPARRERIFERFERAVSDKHYGGLGLGLYLSRRLAEAHGGTIRLQSEPGTGSTFTLELPCAGPSATVAEDAHYEI; encoded by the coding sequence ATGACGACGCGCGGTTCCTCCATCACCGTCACCGAGACACTCCACGAGGGCGAGGGCACACTGCTGCTGCGAGGCCTGCGGACGGGGGATGGCTGCCCGGTGCTGCTCCGGGTGTTGGACCCGGGCCGGAGCCGCTCGAAGGACCTGGAGCGGCTGAAGAACGAGAATGCGATTGGCAGGACGCCCGGTCTCCAGACCGTCCTCCAGCCGCTCTCCCTCGAGACGTACCAGGGCATGACGGCGCTGGTGATGGAGGACTTCGGGGGCCAGCCGCTGGACCAGCTCCTCGGTGCCCCCATGGCTCCGGGACGCTTCCTCGAGCTGGCGCTCCCCATCGTGGTGGCGGTGTCGGAGCTGCACGAGCGGGACGTCATCCACAAGGACCTCAAGCCGCAGAACATCTTCATCCATGCGGCCACCGGCGAGGTGAAGCTCACCGGCCTCGGGCTGGCCTCGCGCCTGCCCCGCGAGCACCTCGCCGCGGAGAGTCCGAGCCTCATCGAGGGCTCCCTGCCGTACCTGGCGCCGGAGCAGACGGGGCGGATGAACCGGGCCATCGACAGCCGGGCCGACCTCTACGCGCTCGGCGTCACCTTCTACGAGATGCTCACGGGGCGCCTGCCCTTCGAGGCGCGGGACGCGCTCGAGTGGGTGCACTGCCATGTCGCCCGCGCGCCGGTGCCGCCCTCCGCGCTGGTTCCGGAGCTGCCGGCGGTCCTCTCGGCCATCGTCCTCAAGCTCCTGGCGAAGATGGCGGAGGACCGCTACCAGACGGCCCGGGGGCTGCGGCACGACCTGGAGCGGTGCCTGGCCGACTGGCGGGCCCGGGGCCGGCTGGAGTCCTTCCCGCTGGCCACGCAGGACGTGTCGGGCCGCTTCGAGATTCCCCAGAAGCTCTATGGCCGCGAGGCCGAGCGGGCCGCGCTGCTGGCCGCGTTCGAGCGGGTGGTGGACACGGGCAGCCCCGAGCTCGTCCTCGTCTCCGGCTACTCCGGCATCGGCAAGTCGATGCTGGTCCACGAGCTGCACAAGCCCATCGTCCGTGAGCGGGGCTTCTTCATCTCGGGGAAGTTCGACCCGCACCAGCGCGACATTCCATACTCCACCCTCGTCCAGGCCTTCCGGGAGCTGGTGCTGGATGTCCTCGCGCGGGGCGAGGAGCGCATCGCCGTCTTCCGGCAGCGCCTGCTCGACGCGCTCGGCGTCAACGCCCGGCTCATCCTGGAGGTCCTCCCCTCGGTGGAGCTGATTGTCGGGCCGCAACCGCCAGCGCCCGAGCTGCCGCCCGCGGAGGCGCAGCACCGCTTCCGCCTGGTGTGGCGGCGCTTCATCGGGGTGTTCTCCCGGAAGGAGCATCCCCTCGCGCTCTTCCTCGACGACCTCCAGTGGGCCGACTCGGCGAGCCTCGCGCTGCTCCAAGACGTGATGACCGATGCGGAGACGCGCTCCCTCCTCGTCATCGGCGCGTATCGCGACAACGAGGTGCCCGCCACCCACCCGCTCATGCTGGCGCTGGACCGGGTCCGGAAGGAGGGCGTGCGCGTCAGTGACATCGTGCTCGGTCCGCTCTCGCGCGAGCACCTGGTCACCCTCGTGAGCGAGACGCTGCACTGCGGCCGCCGGGCCGCCGGGCCGCTCGCGGACCTCGTGCACGAGAAGACGGCGGGCAACCCCTTCTTCGCGCTCCAGTTCCTGGAGGCACTCCACGACGAGCAGTTGATTGCGTTCGACCGGCGCGCTGGTGTCTTCCGCTGGGACATGGGGCGGATTCGCGCCAAGGGCTTCACCGACAACGTCGTCTCGCTGATGGTCGGCAAGCTGGCGCGGCTGCCCGCCAGCACCCGGGATGCGCTGACGCAGCTGGCCTGCCTGGGCAGCACCGCGGAGGTGGCCCTCCTCATGATGCTTCATGGCTGCTCCGAGGAGGTGGCCCACGAGGAGCTGTGGGATGCCGTGCGCGCGGGGCTCGTCTTCCGCACGGACGGCACGTACAAGTTCCTCCATGACCGCATCCAGGAGGCGGCGTACTCGCTCATCCCCGAGGGGACCTGGGCGGCGGTGCACCTGCGCATCGGCAGGCTCCTCTCGTCGCGCACGGCGCCGGAGCAGCTGGAGGAGAAGGTCTTCGACATCGTCAACCAGCTGGACCGCGGGGCCGCGCTGCTCACGTCGCGCGAGGAGCGCGAGCGCGTGGCCGAGCTCAACCTCATCGCGGGCAGGCGGGCCCGGCGGTCGGCGGCCTATGCCTCGGCGCTGAAGTACCTCGCGGCCGGCGCGGAGCTGTTGCCGGAGGACAGCTGGGAGCGGCGGTACGCGCTGACCTTCGAGCTCCAGTTCCACCGCGCCGAGTGCGAGTACCTGACGGGCGAGCTGGGGGCGGCGAAGGAGCGGCTGGAGCTGCTGTCGCGGCGCGCGGCGAACCTCGTCGACGTGGCCGCCGTCACCTGCGCGCGCGTGGCCCTGTACACGACGCTGGACCGGAGCGACCAGGGAGTCGAGGTGTGTCTCGACTACCTCCGGCGGGTGGGCATCACCTGGTCGCCACACCCGGCGGAAGAGGAGGTCCAGCGGGAGCACGAGCGCATCTGGCGGCAGCTCGGCAGCCGCTCCATCGAGGAGCTGGTCGACCTGCCGCGGATGACCGACCCGGTGCACCGCGCGACGATGGACGTCCTGACGTCCGCGCAGTCTCCGGCGCTGTTCACCGACAAGAACCTGCTCGGGCTCGTCGTCTGCCGCATGGCGAACCTCAGCCTGGAGCACGGCAACAGCGACGCCTCCTGCCTGGCCTACGTCTGGCTCGGGATGCTGCTGGGGCCGTTCTTCGGCGACTTCCAGCGGGGCTACCGCTTCGGCAAGCTGGGCTTCGACCTGCTGGAGAGCCGGGGGCCGCAGCGGCTCAAGGCGCGCGTCTACCTGGGCTTCGGGCATCGGGTCAGCCCCTGGACGCGCCACCTGCGCACCAGCCCCGACCTGCTGCGGCGGGGCTTCGAGGCGGCGCAGGAGACGGGCGACCTCACCTATGCCGCCTACACCCTCAACTGCCTCGTCACGCTGCTGCTCGCGCGGGGAGACCCGCTCGCGGAGGTGCAGCGGGAGGCCGAGGGCGCGCTGGAGTTCGCGCGCAGGGCGAGGTTCGGGCTCATCGTCGACATCGTCACCGGACAGCTCCGGTTCATCCGGACGCTCCGGGGGCTGCTGCCCGACTTCGCGTCCTTCAACGACGCCTGGTTCGACGAGGCCCGCTTCGAGCAGCACCTGGAGGGGGATGCCCGGCTGGCGATAGCGACGTGCTGGTACTACGTCCGCAAGCTGCAGGCGCGGCTGTACGCGGGTGACACCGCGGGGGCCGTGGTGGCGGCGGAGAAGGCGGAGCGGCTGCTCTGGTCGTCCACCTCCTTCTTCGAGGTCGCCGAGTACCACTTCCATGCCGCGCTCGCGCGGGCGGCGCACCATGCGGTGGCGCCCGTCGAGGAGCGGCCGCGCCACCTGGCCGCGCTCACCGCCCACCACCGGCAGCTGGTGTCCTGGGCGAAGAACTGCCCGGAGAACTTCGGGCACCGCGCGGCGCTGGTGGCCGCGGAGCTGGCCCGGCTCGAAGGCCGGGACCTGGACGCCGAGCGCTACTACGAGGAGGCCATCCGCCAGGCGGGTGAGCAGGGCTTCGTCCAGGACGAGGCGCTGGCCTACGAGCTCGCGGCCCGGGCCTGGCGTGCTCGCGGCCGCGAGCTGATTGCCGGCACCTACCTGCGCGAGGCGCGCGCCCGCTATCTGCGGTGGGGCGCCGACGGCAAGGTGCGCCAGCTCGACGCGAGCGGCCCCCGGATGCGGGAGCCCCAGGCGCTCGCGCCCACCGCCACCCTCGCCGTGCGCTCCGAGCAGCTCGATTTGCTCGCGGTGGCCAAGGCCTCGCTGACGCTCTCCAGCGAGCTGGAGTACGACAGGCTGGTCCGCACGCTGCTCTCGGTGGTCCTGGAGCAGGGCGGGGCGCAGCGCGCCGTCTTCATCCTCTGCGACGCGGGGCGGCTCTCCATCGAAGCGGAGGCCACCCTCGGTGAGCGGGAGGCCGTGGTGAGCCTGCATGGCTCCGCGCCCGTGGAGGACTCGCCGCACGTCCCCGTGTCGGTCCTCCGCTACGTGCAGCGGACGAAGCAGCACGTCATCCTCGCGGATGCCGCCTCCGCCGCGGGCCGGTTCTCCGGAGACGACTACTTCGCACGGACCAGTCTTCACTCCGTCCTCTGCATGCCCATCCTGCGGCAGGCCGAGACGGTGGGGCTGCTCTACCTGGAGAACGGCCTGCTCGTGGGCGCCTTCACGGCCGAGCGACTCGTGGCCCTGGAGCTGCTCGCCACGCAGGCGGCCATCTCGCTGGAGAAGGTGGTGCTCCTGGGCAAGGAGCAGGCCGCACGCGCGGAGGCGGAGGCCGCGGAGCGCCGCGCGGCGTTCCTCGCCGAGTCGGGGGCGCTGCTGTCGGAGTCACTCGACTATGCCGATACGCTGGTCCGCCTCGGTCACCTGTGCGTGCGCTCCCTGGCGGACTGGTGTGTCATCGACGTCGTGGAGGGGGAGGTCATCCAGCGCATCTCCGGGGCGCATCACGACCCGGCGAAGGAGCCGCTGCTGGAGGAGCTCCGGAAGCGCTACCCGCCACGCCTGGACTCGCGCCACCCGGCGGCACGGGTGCTGCGAGAGGGCGTGCCGCTGCTGTTCGCCGAGTTCTCCGACGCCGACACGCGGCGCAACTGTGAAGACGAGGAGCACGCCCGGCTCATCCTGGGGCTCGGAATCCGGAGCCTCATCGTGGTGCCGCTCGTGGCGCGAGGGCAGACGCTCGGGGCGCTGAGCCTCGTCTCGTCCGCACCGGGACGCCGCTATGGGGCCGCGGACCTCCAGCTGGCGCGGGAGGTGGCACGGCGGGCGGCGGTGGCCATCGACAATGCGCGGCTCTACCGGAAGACGCAGGAGGCCATCCAGGTGCGGGACGAGTTCCTGTCGGTTGCCTCGCACGAGCTCAACACGCCGATGACGTCGCTCACCCTGGCACTGCAGTCCATGGCCCGCGTCCTCCAGTCCGGTCGTGCCATCGACCCGCAGCTGTTGGGCAGGCTGGTCGAGCGGGCCCTGCGTCAGGGCGCGCGCCTGCGGCGGCTGAACAGGGACCTGCTGGATGTGACGCGGGTCCATGCGCGGTGGCTCCCGCTGGACCTGGACGACGTGGAGCTCGGCGGTGTCGTCCGGGAGGTGCTGGAGGCGCTCTCGCTGGACCTGTCGAGGGCGGGCTGCACCGTCCTGGTGAGGGAAGGGGGCCGGGTCGTCGGACGCTGGGACCGCGACCGCATCGTGCAGATCCTCACCAGCCTGCTCTCCAATGCCATCAAGTTTGGAGCGGGCCGCCCCATCGAGGTCTCTTTCGGAGCGGAGGCTGGACTCGCGCGAGTCTCCGTCCGGGACCAGGGGATTGGCATCGACCCGGCACGGCGCGAGCGCATCTTCGAGCGCTTCGAGCGCGCCGTGTCCGACAAGCACTACGGAGGGCTGGGGCTGGGCCTCTACCTCAGCCGCCGACTCGCGGAGGCGCATGGAGGCACCATCCGCCTCCAGAGCGAGCCCGGGACCGGCTCCACGTTCACCCTGGAGCTGCCCTGCGCCGGTCCCTCCGCCACTGTCGCCGAGGACGCGCATTACGAAATCTAG
- a CDS encoding DUF488 domain-containing protein — protein sequence MPIKTKRWCVPSEPDDGFRVLVCRYRPRGLPKAKETWDVWMSDLAPSPDLFDAFYGKSQTPITLDVYRERYIQEMQAQQEKISALAARVDRGETVTLLCSKDCILEQVCHRTLLAGLIEKARHA from the coding sequence ATGCCCATCAAGACCAAGCGCTGGTGTGTGCCTTCGGAGCCTGATGACGGCTTCCGGGTCCTGGTCTGCCGATACCGGCCGCGGGGCCTGCCCAAGGCCAAGGAGACCTGGGACGTGTGGATGAGCGACCTGGCGCCCAGCCCGGACCTCTTCGACGCCTTCTACGGGAAGAGCCAGACGCCCATCACACTCGACGTCTACCGCGAGCGGTACATCCAGGAGATGCAGGCCCAGCAGGAGAAGATCTCCGCGCTCGCGGCCCGCGTGGACCGCGGCGAGACGGTGACGCTGCTCTGCTCGAAGGACTGCATCCTCGAACAGGTCTGTCACCGCACGCTGCTCGCCGGGCTCATCGAGAAGGCCCGGCACGCGTAG
- a CDS encoding efflux RND transporter permease subunit has product MFVDFFIRRPVFAIVCSILLTLVGVIAIPTLPIAQYPDLAPPQVTVTASYVGASAEVVESAVTIPLEQELNGVEGMRYITSTSSNDGTSQITVTFEPTRDIEVAAVDVQNRVSRAAARLPAQVNQTGIVVNKASSQMLMTVALFSDDGRYDAKFLSNYADVNLKDAIKRVRGVGEVRIFGERKFSMRLWLDPTELARRKLTPQDVTRALQEQNLQVAAGQVGQPPSAADQPYQLAVRARGRLVEPDEFGDIVLMRQNDGKSVRVKDVGRVEMGAENYGTLLRFSGKTAVGLAIFQLPTANALDVRDGVYAELERLSQQFPPGMQFQTGTDTTLAVRASIHEVVQTLVEAILLVILVIFVFLHGWRSVLITAFTLPVSLLGTFAFVQLMGFSINTLTLFGLTLATGLVVDDAIVVIENIERLMVERKLSAVEAAREGMKEVAGAVIAISIVLVAVFVPVALFPGTTGAIYRQFALTIAASVALSTFCALTLTPALSARMLRHHHGEKWIFFRWVDRALDWTKASYGRGLRRLLKHPVIILVAFLLCIAGTVALFRAAPTGFIPDEDQGYLIISVQGPEGMSLAQTEKVLAEAEQVLKAQPEVRAMFAIGGFSFQGTGPNMATIFTSLHPWEQRLKKEQSVAALVERLRGPLGRIGGARVMPFQPPAIRGVGSVGGFQYIVEDIAGTSSLDQLASAVQGLVAKSNEQGQLRGVFTTFNADTPLLDVEVDRQKAKALGVPIEQIFGTMQVYMGSQYVNDFNYANRTYRVYVQAEQQFRDSPQDIGAFYVRSDTGDMIPLESLVKVEPTVSAQVIRHYNLFRAVEINGQPAPGVSSGQALEAMETLAAEHLPQGMGAEWTGISLEQKQSGGQTLIIFGLGLLFVFLVLAAQYESFTLPLVIIFSVPLAIMGALGLQLARGYANDVFCQVGLVMLVGLASKNAILIVEFAEQLRATGKNAVDAVVEAAEVRLRPILMTSIAFLLGVVPLMTASGAGAASRNSLGTAVFGGMLVSTVVNFVFIPGLYVLMQKLRGEAKRTVGNDGDVVAPPAPSH; this is encoded by the coding sequence ATGTTCGTCGACTTCTTCATCCGCCGGCCCGTCTTCGCCATCGTCTGCTCCATCCTGCTGACGCTGGTGGGCGTGATTGCCATCCCCACGCTCCCCATCGCCCAGTACCCGGACCTGGCGCCTCCCCAGGTCACCGTCACCGCCAGCTACGTGGGCGCCAGCGCCGAGGTGGTGGAGAGCGCCGTCACTATTCCTCTGGAGCAGGAGCTCAACGGCGTGGAGGGGATGCGCTACATCACCTCCACCAGCAGCAACGACGGCACCAGCCAGATTACCGTCACCTTCGAGCCCACCCGCGACATCGAGGTGGCCGCCGTCGACGTGCAGAACCGCGTCAGCCGCGCCGCCGCCCGCCTGCCCGCGCAGGTGAACCAGACGGGCATCGTCGTCAACAAGGCCTCCAGCCAGATGCTGATGACGGTGGCGCTCTTCAGCGATGACGGGCGCTACGACGCGAAGTTCCTCAGCAACTACGCCGACGTGAACCTGAAGGACGCCATCAAGCGCGTGCGCGGCGTGGGCGAGGTGCGCATCTTCGGCGAGCGCAAGTTCTCCATGCGCTTGTGGCTGGACCCCACGGAGCTGGCGCGCCGCAAGCTGACACCCCAGGACGTGACGCGCGCGCTGCAGGAGCAGAACCTCCAAGTGGCCGCGGGCCAGGTGGGCCAGCCTCCCTCCGCCGCCGACCAGCCCTACCAGCTCGCGGTGCGGGCGCGCGGGCGGCTCGTGGAGCCCGACGAGTTCGGGGACATCGTCCTCATGCGCCAGAACGACGGCAAGAGCGTGCGCGTGAAGGACGTGGGCCGCGTGGAGATGGGCGCGGAGAACTACGGCACGCTGCTGCGCTTCAGCGGCAAGACGGCCGTGGGTCTCGCCATCTTCCAGCTGCCCACCGCCAACGCGCTCGACGTGCGTGACGGCGTCTACGCGGAGCTGGAGCGGCTGTCCCAGCAGTTCCCTCCGGGCATGCAGTTCCAGACGGGCACGGACACCACGCTCGCGGTGCGCGCCTCCATCCACGAGGTGGTGCAGACGCTGGTGGAGGCCATCCTCCTCGTCATCCTCGTCATCTTCGTGTTCCTGCACGGCTGGCGCAGCGTGCTCATCACCGCCTTCACCCTCCCCGTCTCCCTGCTGGGCACCTTCGCCTTCGTCCAGCTGATGGGCTTCTCCATCAACACCCTCACGCTCTTCGGCCTCACGCTGGCCACGGGTCTGGTGGTGGATGACGCCATCGTCGTCATCGAGAACATCGAGCGGCTGATGGTGGAGCGGAAGCTGTCGGCCGTGGAGGCCGCACGCGAGGGCATGAAGGAGGTGGCCGGCGCGGTCATCGCCATCTCCATCGTGCTGGTGGCGGTGTTCGTCCCGGTGGCGCTCTTCCCCGGCACCACCGGCGCCATCTACCGCCAGTTCGCGCTGACCATCGCCGCGTCGGTGGCGCTGTCCACCTTCTGCGCCCTCACGCTCACGCCCGCCCTGAGCGCGCGGATGCTCCGGCACCACCACGGGGAGAAGTGGATCTTCTTCCGCTGGGTGGACCGCGCGCTGGACTGGACGAAGGCCTCCTATGGCCGGGGACTGCGCCGGCTGCTGAAGCACCCGGTCATCATCCTGGTGGCCTTCCTCCTGTGCATCGCCGGGACGGTGGCGCTCTTCCGGGCGGCCCCCACGGGCTTCATCCCCGACGAGGACCAGGGCTACCTCATCATCTCCGTGCAGGGCCCGGAGGGCATGTCGCTGGCCCAGACGGAGAAGGTCCTCGCCGAGGCGGAGCAGGTGCTGAAGGCCCAGCCGGAGGTGCGCGCCATGTTCGCCATCGGCGGCTTCTCCTTCCAGGGCACCGGCCCCAACATGGCCACCATCTTCACCTCCCTGCACCCCTGGGAGCAGCGGCTGAAGAAGGAGCAGTCGGTGGCCGCGCTCGTGGAGCGGCTGCGTGGACCGCTGGGCCGCATCGGCGGCGCGCGGGTGATGCCGTTCCAGCCTCCCGCCATCCGCGGCGTCGGCAGCGTGGGCGGCTTCCAGTACATCGTCGAGGACATCGCCGGCACCAGCTCGCTGGACCAGCTCGCCTCCGCCGTCCAGGGGCTGGTGGCCAAGAGCAACGAGCAGGGCCAGCTGCGCGGCGTGTTCACCACCTTCAACGCCGACACGCCGCTGCTGGACGTGGAGGTGGACCGTCAGAAGGCCAAGGCGCTCGGGGTGCCCATTGAGCAGATCTTCGGAACGATGCAGGTCTACATGGGCAGCCAGTACGTCAACGACTTCAACTACGCCAACCGCACCTACCGCGTCTATGTGCAGGCCGAGCAGCAGTTCCGCGACAGCCCGCAGGACATCGGCGCCTTCTACGTGCGCAGCGACACCGGAGACATGATTCCGCTGGAGTCGCTGGTGAAGGTGGAGCCGACGGTGTCCGCCCAGGTCATCCGGCACTACAACCTCTTCCGCGCGGTGGAGATCAACGGCCAGCCCGCGCCGGGCGTGTCCTCCGGCCAGGCGCTGGAGGCCATGGAGACCCTGGCCGCGGAGCACCTGCCCCAGGGCATGGGCGCGGAGTGGACGGGCATCAGCCTGGAGCAGAAGCAGAGCGGCGGTCAGACGCTCATCATCTTCGGCCTGGGCCTGCTGTTCGTCTTCCTGGTGCTCGCCGCGCAGTACGAGAGCTTCACCCTGCCGCTGGTCATCATCTTCTCGGTGCCCCTGGCCATCATGGGCGCGCTGGGGCTGCAGTTGGCGCGCGGCTACGCCAACGACGTGTTCTGCCAGGTGGGGCTCGTCATGCTGGTGGGGCTTGCCAGCAAGAACGCCATCCTCATCGTCGAGTTCGCCGAGCAGTTGAGGGCGACGGGCAAGAATGCCGTCGACGCGGTGGTGGAGGCGGCCGAGGTGCGGCTGCGGCCCATCCTGATGACGTCGATTGCCTTCCTCCTCGGCGTGGTGCCGCTGATGACGGCCTCGGGCGCGGGCGCGGCGTCGCGCAACTCGCTGGGCACGGCGGTGTTCGGCGGCATGCTGGTGTCCACGGTGGTCAACTTCGTCTTCATCCCCGGCCTCTACGTGCTGATGCAGAAGCTGCGGGGCGAGGCGAAGCGGACCGTCGGCAATGACGGCGACGTGGTGGCGCCTCCGGCTCCGTCGCACTGA